Proteins from one Thermococcus sp. M36 genomic window:
- a CDS encoding transcription initiation factor IIB: protein MSKRRVCPVCGSTEFIYDPGRGEVVCKVCGYVIEENVIDMGPEWRAFDASQREKRARVGAPESILLHDKGLSTDIGIDRNLSGLMREKMYRLRKWQSRLRVSDAAERNLAFALSELDRIASQLKLPRHVEEEAARLYREAVRKGLIRGRSIESVIAACVYAACRLLKVPRTLDEIADISRVDKKEIGRSFRFIARNLNLTPKKLFVKPTDYVNKFADELDLSERVRRRAVEILEEAYERGLTSGKSPAGLVAAALYVAGLLEDEKRTQREVAEVARVTEVTVRNRYKELVDKLNLKIPV from the coding sequence GTGAGCAAGCGTAGGGTCTGCCCGGTGTGTGGTTCAACGGAGTTTATATACGACCCGGGTCGGGGAGAGGTCGTCTGTAAGGTTTGCGGTTATGTCATTGAAGAGAACGTCATCGATATGGGGCCCGAATGGAGGGCATTCGATGCGAGCCAGAGGGAGAAGAGGGCGCGCGTTGGTGCCCCGGAGAGCATTCTTCTGCACGACAAGGGTCTTTCGACCGACATCGGCATAGACAGGAACCTCTCCGGACTTATGCGCGAGAAGATGTACAGACTTAGAAAGTGGCAGTCCCGCTTGAGGGTAAGCGATGCGGCCGAGCGTAACCTTGCCTTCGCTTTGAGCGAGCTGGATAGAATAGCCTCACAGCTCAAGCTCCCGAGGCACGTCGAGGAGGAGGCCGCTCGTCTCTACCGTGAGGCTGTCAGGAAGGGCCTCATAAGGGGGCGCTCCATAGAGAGCGTCATAGCAGCGTGCGTTTATGCCGCCTGCAGGCTTCTGAAAGTCCCGAGAACCCTCGACGAGATAGCCGACATCTCACGCGTTGACAAGAAGGAGATAGGAAGGAGCTTCCGCTTCATCGCCAGGAACCTAAACCTCACCCCGAAGAAGCTCTTCGTTAAGCCTACGGACTACGTGAACAAGTTCGCCGACGAGCTCGACCTCAGCGAAAGGGTCAGGAGGAGAGCGGTCGAGATACTGGAAGAGGCCTATGAGAGGGGCCTGACCAGCGGCAAGAGCCCCGCAGGTCTGGTTGCCGCCGCGCTGTACGTTGCGGGCCTCCTTGAGGACGAGAAGAGAACCCAGAGGGAAGTCGCGGAAGTTGCCCGCGTCACGGAAGTCACCGTCAGGAACCGCTATAAGGAGCTCGTTGACAAGCTCAACCTCAAGATACCGGTCTGA
- the fen gene encoding flap endonuclease-1, with the protein MGVQIGELVPRKDIELENLYGRKIAIDAFNAIYQFLSTIRQRDGTPLMDSRGRITSHLSGLFYRTINLMEAGIKPAYVFDGKPPEFKRKEIEKRREARKEAEEKWYEALERGDLEEAKKYAMRATRVNEQLVNDAKRLLELMGIPVIQAPSEGEAQAAYMAAKKKVYASASQDYDSLLFGAPRLVRNVTITGRRKLPGKNIYVDVKPELVVLEAVLRALGIDREKLIEMAILVGTDYNPGGIKGIGPKKALTIVKRSKDPLKKYQKESEVDLYAIKEFFLNPPVTDEYELKWREPDEEGILKFLCDEHDFSEERVKNGLERLKKAVKSGKQRTLESWFGVG; encoded by the coding sequence ATGGGAGTACAGATAGGCGAGCTCGTGCCGAGGAAAGATATAGAGCTTGAGAACCTGTACGGGAGAAAGATCGCGATAGACGCTTTCAACGCGATATACCAGTTCCTCTCAACCATAAGGCAGAGGGACGGTACCCCCCTCATGGACTCCCGCGGGAGGATAACCTCCCACCTCAGCGGCCTGTTCTATCGCACGATAAACCTCATGGAGGCAGGTATAAAGCCGGCCTACGTCTTCGACGGCAAGCCGCCGGAGTTCAAGAGGAAGGAGATAGAAAAGAGGAGAGAGGCCAGGAAAGAGGCTGAGGAAAAGTGGTACGAGGCCCTTGAGAGGGGTGACTTAGAGGAGGCCAAGAAGTACGCCATGAGAGCTACAAGGGTGAACGAGCAGCTGGTAAACGACGCCAAGAGGCTCCTTGAGCTGATGGGCATCCCGGTTATACAGGCGCCTAGCGAGGGTGAGGCCCAGGCGGCATACATGGCTGCCAAAAAGAAGGTCTATGCCTCCGCGAGCCAGGACTATGATTCCCTCCTGTTTGGGGCCCCCAGGCTCGTGAGGAACGTGACAATAACCGGCAGGAGGAAGCTACCAGGCAAGAACATCTACGTCGATGTCAAACCGGAACTGGTTGTTCTGGAGGCGGTGCTCAGGGCCCTTGGCATCGACAGGGAGAAGCTTATTGAGATGGCGATCCTAGTCGGCACCGACTACAACCCCGGTGGAATAAAGGGGATCGGCCCGAAGAAAGCCCTCACTATCGTTAAGCGGAGCAAAGACCCGCTCAAGAAATACCAGAAAGAGAGCGAGGTTGACCTCTACGCGATAAAGGAGTTCTTCCTCAACCCACCTGTCACGGACGAGTACGAGCTCAAGTGGCGCGAGCCGGACGAGGAGGGGATCCTCAAGTTTCTCTGCGACGAGCACGACTTCAGCGAGGAGCGCGTTAAGAACGGCCTTGAGAGGCTGAAGAAAGCCGTGAAAAGCGGAAAGCAGAGAACGCTTGAAAGCTGGTTCGGGGTGGGCTGA
- a CDS encoding phosphate-starvation-inducible PsiE family protein has translation MGRDPAAVEGVIMGWLNLLFDMVVMTLGTLTMGYVIYLTWNLLVTSLRNFDVETVLHQIVLIIIFLEIFELLAMYVREHHVSMRNVVELGVLAIVRKIVITLDYSKFEWTTLMGMAALILVMGWIYTQERKRITQHEQFLIEHGEGR, from the coding sequence ATGGGGCGCGATCCGGCGGCCGTGGAAGGCGTCATCATGGGATGGCTCAACTTGCTCTTTGACATGGTCGTCATGACCCTCGGCACGTTGACCATGGGATACGTCATATATCTAACCTGGAACCTGCTTGTGACCTCCCTCAGGAACTTCGACGTCGAGACGGTGCTCCACCAGATTGTGCTCATCATAATATTCCTCGAAATATTCGAGCTGCTGGCGATGTACGTCCGGGAGCACCACGTCAGCATGAGGAACGTCGTTGAGCTCGGCGTTCTGGCGATAGTGAGGAAAATAGTCATAACCCTCGACTACAGCAAGTTCGAGTGGACCACCCTCATGGGCATGGCGGCCCTCATACTGGTCATGGGATGGATATACACCCAGGAGAGGAAGCGCATCACTCAGCACGAACAGTTCCTGATAGAGCACGGCGAGGGCCGATGA
- the acs gene encoding acetate--CoA ligase alpha subunit, translating to MDRNIEALFRPRSIAVVGASEKPGKIGYAVMKNLVEYGYEGKIYPVNIKGVEIEINGRKFKSYRSLLEIPDEVDMAVIIVPAKFVPQVVEEAGKKGVKVLPIISSGFGELGEEGKRIEQQLVETARKYGMRILGPNIFGVVYTPAKMNATFGPTDVMPGNLALISQSGALGIALMGWTILEKVGLSAVVSVGNKSDIDDADLLEFFKEDENTKAILIYMEGVKDGRRFMEVAREVSKEKPIIIIKAGRSERGAKAAASHTGSLAGADSIYTAAFKQSGVLRALTIGEAFDWARTLSNLPEPEGENLVILTNGGGIGVMATDAAEEEGLHLYDNLEDLKVFANHMPPFGSYKNPVDLTGMAGAESYEGAVRDALAHPEMHAIAVLYCQTAVLDPRDLARIVIREYNESGRKKPLVVAIVGGIEAKEAIDMLNEEGIPAYPEPERAIKALAALYRWSRWKAKQRRE from the coding sequence ATGGACAGGAATATTGAGGCACTTTTTAGGCCCAGGAGCATCGCCGTCGTTGGCGCTTCTGAGAAGCCAGGTAAGATAGGCTACGCAGTCATGAAGAACCTCGTGGAGTACGGCTATGAGGGCAAGATCTACCCCGTGAACATCAAGGGGGTAGAGATAGAGATAAACGGAAGGAAGTTCAAGTCCTACAGGAGCCTCCTTGAGATACCTGACGAGGTGGACATGGCCGTCATAATTGTCCCGGCCAAGTTTGTCCCGCAGGTCGTTGAGGAGGCAGGGAAGAAGGGCGTTAAGGTTCTCCCGATAATCAGTTCTGGCTTTGGAGAGCTCGGTGAGGAGGGCAAGAGAATAGAGCAGCAGCTCGTCGAGACGGCACGGAAATACGGCATGAGGATCCTCGGCCCCAACATCTTCGGCGTCGTCTACACCCCGGCCAAGATGAACGCCACCTTCGGTCCGACCGACGTCATGCCCGGAAACCTGGCCCTCATCAGCCAGAGCGGTGCACTGGGAATAGCCCTTATGGGCTGGACTATCCTCGAGAAGGTCGGCCTTTCAGCGGTTGTCAGCGTCGGAAACAAGAGCGACATTGACGACGCTGATTTACTCGAGTTCTTCAAGGAGGACGAGAACACCAAGGCGATACTCATCTACATGGAGGGCGTCAAGGACGGAAGGCGCTTCATGGAGGTCGCGAGGGAGGTCAGCAAGGAGAAGCCGATTATCATCATAAAGGCCGGAAGGAGCGAGCGCGGTGCTAAAGCAGCTGCTTCTCACACCGGTTCGCTTGCCGGTGCCGACAGCATCTACACAGCCGCCTTCAAGCAGAGCGGCGTTCTCCGCGCCCTCACCATCGGCGAGGCCTTTGACTGGGCGAGAACGCTCAGCAACCTTCCGGAGCCGGAAGGCGAGAACCTCGTCATACTCACCAACGGCGGTGGAATCGGAGTTATGGCCACCGACGCGGCCGAGGAGGAGGGGCTGCACCTCTACGACAACCTCGAAGACCTCAAGGTCTTCGCCAACCACATGCCGCCCTTCGGAAGCTACAAGAACCCGGTCGACCTCACCGGTATGGCAGGTGCCGAGAGCTACGAAGGAGCGGTGAGGGACGCCCTTGCCCACCCGGAGATGCACGCCATAGCCGTCCTTTACTGCCAGACGGCTGTGCTCGACCCGCGCGACCTCGCCAGGATCGTCATCCGCGAGTACAACGAGAGCGGCAGGAAGAAGCCTCTCGTTGTTGCCATCGTCGGCGGCATAGAGGCCAAAGAGGCAATAGACATGCTCAACGAGGAGGGCATTCCGGCCTATCCGGAGCCGGAGAGGGCGATAAAGGCTCTGGCAGCGCTCTACCGCTGGAGCAGGTGGAAGGCCAAGCAGAGGAGGGAGTGA
- a CDS encoding metallophosphoesterase, whose amino-acid sequence MLIAIISDIHSNWEAFQAVWKEIKSADAILCMGDLVGYGASPNEVVEFVRKQMEKRVFLCVRGNHDNAVAFGLDWGFNPYARQAVRWHQRVMTIENLEFLRRLPVRQLFTDDGGRSYLLIHGSPRAPLDEYLFPWLPDSEFRAVLSYVKQDDLLVGHTHVPMLKLVGERRIINPGGVGQPRDGDWRAAYALIDTDEEPPENVEFRRVEYDVEEAARKILEAGLPRFLAMRLYEGY is encoded by the coding sequence ATGCTCATAGCCATCATCTCCGACATCCACTCCAACTGGGAGGCCTTTCAGGCCGTCTGGAAGGAGATAAAGAGCGCCGACGCAATCCTATGCATGGGTGACCTTGTCGGTTACGGGGCGAGCCCAAACGAGGTCGTAGAGTTCGTGAGGAAGCAGATGGAAAAAAGGGTCTTCCTCTGCGTCAGGGGAAACCACGACAACGCGGTGGCATTTGGCCTCGACTGGGGTTTCAACCCCTACGCGAGGCAGGCCGTAAGGTGGCACCAGCGCGTGATGACGATCGAGAACCTTGAGTTCCTGAGGCGCCTTCCGGTACGACAGCTCTTCACTGACGACGGGGGACGGAGCTATCTCCTAATCCACGGCTCCCCTAGAGCACCCCTAGACGAGTACCTCTTCCCCTGGCTCCCGGATAGCGAGTTCAGGGCCGTTCTAAGCTACGTTAAGCAGGACGACCTCCTCGTCGGCCACACCCACGTCCCTATGCTCAAGCTGGTTGGAGAACGGCGGATAATCAACCCTGGCGGCGTCGGCCAGCCAAGGGACGGCGACTGGCGGGCGGCCTATGCGCTAATAGACACCGACGAAGAACCGCCTGAGAACGTCGAGTTCCGCAGGGTGGAATACGACGTGGAAGAGGCGGCGAGAAAGATATTGGAGGCGGGCCTCCCGCGGTTCCTCGCGATGAGGCTGTACGAGGGATATTAG
- a CDS encoding PRC-barrel domain-containing protein, which translates to MVKIMASKLRDVELITDTGIRLGWVYDLSFDEETGDILVIVAEPDEDLDTSEFVTDHEGLLLIPISAVKSIGEVIIIDSNKLAVKSKLRRIPIPPQASSEDGLPKSPEGP; encoded by the coding sequence ATGGTCAAGATAATGGCTTCCAAGCTTAGGGACGTCGAGCTGATTACTGACACAGGAATAAGGCTCGGCTGGGTCTACGACCTCAGCTTTGACGAGGAGACCGGCGATATCCTCGTGATAGTCGCCGAGCCTGACGAAGACCTCGACACCAGCGAGTTCGTTACCGACCACGAGGGCCTGCTCCTCATCCCGATCAGCGCGGTTAAAAGCATCGGTGAGGTCATCATAATAGACTCCAACAAGCTCGCCGTCAAGTCTAAGCTCAGGAGGATACCCATACCCCCACAGGCCTCTTCTGAAGATGGGCTTCCAAAATCACCAGAAGGGCCCTAA
- a CDS encoding CDC48 family AAA ATPase, whose translation MIFGREEEKYEKIKLRVAEALKRDVGRGIVRFDRKYQRQLGVEPGDIVELIGERSTAAIVANAHPDDRGLDIIRMDGYIRRNAGVSIGDYVTVAKAEVKEAKKVVLAPAQRGVFIQIPGDMVKGNLLGRPVVKGDLIVASSRGETYYGGSPFEELFRGLFEAMPLGFGELKFVVVNTVPKGIVQITYNTEVEVLPQAVEIREEAIPEVTYEDIGGLSDAIQKIREMVELPLKHPELFERLGIEPPKGVLLYGPPGTGKTLLAKAVANEANAHFIAINGPEIMSKFYGESEERLREIFKEAEENAPSIIFIDEIDAIAPKREEVVGEVEKRVVSQLLTLMDGLKSRGKVIVIAATNRPDALDPALRRPGRFDREIEVGVPDKQGRKEILQIHTRGMPLEPDYDKATVLKVLRELMKRETFERAKLERLIERVEVAKSDEEVKEALKSEGEIYPEVRGRLIDRMLEEIAEKTHGFVGADLAALAREAAMVVLRRLINEGKISPEQERIPPEVLQELRVRKSDFYEALKMVEPSALREVLIEMPNVRWEDIGGLEDVKQELREAVEWPLKYPKAFQRLGIEPPKGILLYGPPGTGKTLLAKAVATESEANFIGIRGPEVLSKWVGESEKRVREIFRKARQAAPTVIFIDEIDAIAPARGSDVSRVTDRLINQLLTEMDGIERNSGVVVIAATNRPDILDPALLRPGRFDRLILVPAPDEKARLEILKVHTRRVPLAEDVNLRELAKRTEGYSGADIEALVREAALIAMRRIMAKLPAELVEEESEEFLGKLRVSRRDFEEAMKKVRPSITPYMLEYYRNFEESRKTRAEKSAKGPDYYTF comes from the coding sequence ATGATTTTTGGTAGGGAAGAGGAGAAGTATGAGAAAATAAAGCTCCGCGTTGCCGAGGCCCTCAAAAGGGACGTAGGCAGGGGGATAGTCCGCTTCGACAGGAAGTATCAGCGCCAGCTCGGCGTTGAGCCCGGCGACATAGTGGAGCTCATTGGAGAGCGCTCCACAGCGGCCATAGTGGCAAACGCCCACCCTGACGACAGGGGGCTGGACATAATAAGGATGGACGGCTACATAAGGAGGAACGCCGGCGTCAGCATAGGCGACTACGTCACCGTCGCAAAGGCCGAAGTTAAGGAGGCCAAGAAGGTCGTTCTCGCCCCGGCCCAGAGGGGAGTGTTCATACAGATCCCCGGCGACATGGTGAAGGGCAACCTCCTCGGAAGGCCCGTTGTGAAGGGAGACCTTATAGTCGCCAGCAGCAGGGGCGAGACTTACTACGGGGGCTCCCCATTTGAGGAGCTCTTCAGGGGACTCTTCGAGGCCATGCCCCTCGGTTTCGGAGAGCTGAAGTTCGTCGTCGTGAACACGGTTCCTAAGGGCATCGTCCAGATAACCTACAACACCGAGGTCGAGGTTCTCCCGCAGGCGGTTGAGATACGCGAGGAGGCCATCCCTGAGGTCACCTACGAGGACATAGGCGGTCTGAGCGACGCGATTCAAAAAATCCGCGAGATGGTTGAACTGCCACTCAAGCACCCCGAGCTCTTTGAGAGGCTCGGAATTGAGCCTCCGAAGGGAGTGCTCCTCTATGGCCCGCCGGGAACGGGTAAAACACTCCTCGCCAAGGCTGTGGCAAACGAAGCCAACGCCCACTTCATAGCCATCAACGGACCAGAAATAATGAGCAAGTTCTACGGTGAGAGTGAGGAGCGCCTTAGGGAGATATTCAAGGAGGCCGAGGAGAACGCCCCGAGCATAATCTTCATAGACGAAATTGATGCCATAGCCCCGAAGAGGGAAGAAGTCGTTGGGGAAGTCGAGAAGCGCGTTGTAAGCCAGTTGCTCACGCTGATGGATGGCCTCAAGAGCAGGGGCAAGGTCATAGTCATAGCGGCGACTAACAGGCCGGATGCCCTCGACCCGGCCCTCAGGAGGCCGGGTAGGTTCGACAGGGAGATTGAAGTCGGCGTCCCGGATAAGCAGGGCAGGAAGGAGATACTGCAGATTCACACAAGAGGAATGCCCCTTGAGCCGGACTACGACAAGGCAACCGTTCTCAAGGTTCTTAGGGAGCTAATGAAGAGGGAGACCTTTGAGAGGGCAAAGCTGGAGAGGCTCATCGAGAGGGTCGAGGTTGCGAAGAGCGACGAGGAAGTTAAGGAGGCCCTAAAGAGCGAAGGGGAGATTTATCCAGAGGTTAGGGGCCGGCTGATAGACAGGATGCTTGAAGAGATAGCCGAGAAGACGCACGGCTTCGTTGGGGCTGACCTGGCGGCTCTGGCCAGAGAAGCGGCTATGGTCGTCCTGAGGAGGCTCATCAACGAGGGCAAGATAAGCCCGGAGCAGGAGAGAATCCCACCAGAAGTTCTCCAGGAGCTCCGCGTCAGGAAGAGCGACTTCTATGAGGCCCTGAAGATGGTGGAGCCGTCAGCGCTCAGGGAAGTATTGATAGAGATGCCCAACGTCCGCTGGGAAGACATCGGCGGCCTTGAGGACGTCAAGCAGGAGCTCAGGGAAGCGGTAGAATGGCCTCTCAAGTATCCAAAGGCCTTCCAGAGGCTCGGAATAGAGCCACCGAAGGGAATCCTGCTCTACGGCCCGCCGGGAACGGGTAAGACACTCCTCGCCAAGGCCGTTGCAACGGAGAGCGAGGCCAACTTCATAGGCATCCGCGGCCCCGAAGTCCTCTCAAAGTGGGTCGGTGAGAGCGAGAAGCGTGTGAGGGAGATATTCAGGAAGGCGAGGCAGGCGGCGCCAACGGTGATATTCATAGACGAAATAGACGCAATAGCCCCGGCAAGGGGCAGTGACGTGAGCCGCGTTACCGACAGGCTCATCAACCAGCTCCTAACGGAGATGGACGGTATAGAGAGGAACAGCGGTGTGGTTGTCATAGCTGCAACCAACAGGCCGGACATCCTTGATCCAGCTCTGCTCAGGCCCGGCAGGTTCGACAGGCTCATACTCGTTCCAGCCCCGGACGAAAAGGCCAGGCTGGAGATACTGAAAGTCCACACGAGGCGCGTCCCGCTGGCGGAAGATGTGAACCTCCGCGAGCTTGCCAAGAGAACCGAGGGCTACTCCGGAGCGGACATAGAGGCCCTTGTGAGGGAGGCGGCACTCATAGCCATGCGCAGGATAATGGCAAAGCTGCCTGCCGAGCTCGTCGAGGAGGAGAGCGAGGAGTTCCTCGGTAAGCTCAGAGTGTCGAGGAGGGACTTCGAGGAGGCCATGAAGAAGGTCCGCCCGAGCATAACCCCCTACATGCTCGAATACTACAGGAACTTCGAGGAGAGCAGAAAGACCCGGGCAGAGAAGAGTGCAAAGGGTCCGGATTACTACACCTTCTGA
- the glp gene encoding gephyrin-like molybdotransferase Glp yields MAFLKVVPLEEALKVIDSFPLKPEIEEVSLEEALGRVLAEDVVSPIDVPPFDRATVDGYAVRAEDTFMASESEPVRLKVIGEINAGDTPAMELKPGESVYISTGAPLPEGADAVIQFEDVDREGQEVIIYKPAYPGLGVMKAGTDIPKGKALLKRGTRLTFKDTALLSAVGIAEVPVFRKPRVAVISTGNEVVLPGTELRYGQIYDINGRAIADAVRELGGDALFLGIAKDDRESLKALIEKGIECCDIVLLSGGASGGIRDLTSSIIEELGEVKIHGIAIQPGKPTIIGLINGKPVFGLPGYPTSCLTNFTLLVAPLLRKLLGRESEVRKVRKRLAHKVFSVKGRRQFLPVRVEGEKAVPILKGSGAVTSFIEADGFIEVPENVEILEAGEEVEVTFFG; encoded by the coding sequence ATGGCGTTCCTGAAGGTGGTTCCGCTCGAAGAGGCTCTCAAGGTTATAGACTCATTTCCGCTGAAGCCAGAGATTGAGGAAGTTTCCCTCGAAGAAGCTCTCGGCAGGGTTCTCGCTGAGGACGTAGTCTCTCCAATAGATGTCCCGCCATTTGACAGGGCAACCGTCGATGGCTACGCCGTTAGGGCCGAGGACACGTTCATGGCGAGCGAGAGCGAACCGGTGAGGCTGAAGGTTATCGGTGAGATAAACGCAGGAGATACGCCAGCAATGGAGCTCAAGCCCGGTGAGAGCGTTTACATTTCCACGGGCGCGCCGCTACCCGAGGGTGCCGATGCGGTAATACAGTTCGAGGACGTGGACAGGGAAGGCCAGGAGGTCATCATCTACAAGCCGGCTTATCCTGGGCTCGGTGTCATGAAGGCCGGAACCGACATCCCGAAGGGGAAGGCTCTTCTCAAACGAGGGACTAGGCTGACCTTCAAGGACACCGCCCTCCTGTCCGCTGTGGGAATTGCCGAGGTTCCTGTCTTCCGAAAACCCCGGGTGGCAGTTATAAGCACCGGAAACGAAGTAGTCCTCCCCGGGACGGAGCTGAGGTACGGGCAGATATACGACATAAACGGCCGCGCCATAGCGGACGCGGTTAGGGAGCTCGGTGGGGATGCCCTCTTCCTCGGCATTGCAAAGGACGACCGCGAGAGCCTTAAGGCTCTCATCGAGAAGGGGATTGAGTGCTGTGACATAGTGCTTCTCAGCGGCGGTGCGAGCGGTGGAATAAGGGATCTAACCAGCTCGATAATCGAGGAGCTCGGTGAGGTGAAAATCCACGGCATAGCGATTCAGCCAGGAAAGCCAACGATAATCGGCCTAATCAACGGAAAGCCCGTCTTCGGCCTTCCGGGCTACCCGACCAGCTGCCTGACTAACTTCACCCTGCTCGTCGCCCCCCTCCTGAGAAAGCTCCTCGGGAGGGAGAGCGAAGTTCGGAAGGTCAGGAAGAGGCTCGCCCACAAGGTCTTCTCCGTCAAGGGGAGGCGTCAGTTCCTGCCGGTCAGGGTAGAGGGTGAAAAAGCGGTGCCGATACTCAAAGGGAGCGGGGCCGTTACGAGCTTCATAGAGGCCGACGGCTTCATTGAGGTGCCGGAGAACGTGGAGATACTGGAGGCTGGTGAAGAGGTGGAGGTTACGTTTTTCGGTTGA
- the serS gene encoding serine--tRNA ligase has translation MLDIKLIRENPDLVKGDLIKRGELEKLKWIDEILELDARWRENLKKINALRKERNQLAVQIGKRKKAGEPIDDLLARSNEIVKQIEALEKEVEELRAKIDYYLWRLPNITHETVPIGKDDSENVPIRFWGKARVWEGFLESFKEQSLGKMDYEVLDWRPRLHVDMLELLRGADLERAAKVSGSRFYYLMNELVILDLALLRFALDKLIEKGFVPVIPPYMVRRFVEEGVTSFGDFEDVIYKVEGEDLYLIPTAEHPLAGMHANEIIEGKDLPLLYVGISPCFRKEAGTAGKDTKGIFRVHQFHKVEQFVYSRPEESWEWHEKLIANAEEIFQELEIPYRVVNICTGDLGYVAAKKYDIEAWMAGQGKFREVVSASNCTEWQARRLNIRYRDKTHEKPKFVHTLNSTAIATSRAIVAILENFQTEEGVVKLPKALWKYTGFKEILPAHMKERCCQD, from the coding sequence ATGCTGGACATAAAGCTCATCCGTGAAAATCCCGACCTCGTGAAGGGCGACCTCATAAAGCGCGGCGAGCTTGAGAAGCTCAAGTGGATAGACGAGATTCTGGAGCTCGATGCCAGGTGGCGCGAGAACCTGAAGAAAATCAACGCCCTCAGGAAGGAACGCAACCAGCTGGCGGTTCAGATAGGCAAGCGCAAGAAGGCTGGCGAACCGATAGACGACCTCCTCGCGAGGAGCAACGAGATAGTGAAGCAGATTGAGGCCCTTGAGAAGGAAGTCGAGGAGCTGAGGGCAAAGATAGACTACTACCTCTGGCGTCTCCCGAACATCACCCATGAAACCGTTCCTATTGGCAAGGACGACAGCGAGAACGTTCCCATAAGGTTCTGGGGCAAGGCGAGAGTCTGGGAGGGCTTCCTTGAGAGCTTTAAGGAGCAGAGCCTCGGAAAGATGGACTACGAGGTTCTTGACTGGAGGCCGAGGCTTCACGTTGACATGCTGGAGCTCCTGAGGGGAGCAGACCTTGAGAGGGCCGCGAAGGTCAGCGGTTCGAGGTTCTACTACCTCATGAATGAGCTCGTCATCCTCGACCTGGCGCTGCTCCGCTTTGCTCTCGATAAGCTCATCGAGAAGGGCTTCGTCCCAGTCATACCGCCGTACATGGTCAGGCGCTTTGTAGAAGAGGGCGTCACGAGCTTCGGCGACTTCGAGGACGTCATCTACAAGGTCGAGGGTGAAGACCTCTACCTAATCCCGACCGCCGAGCACCCGCTCGCTGGAATGCACGCCAACGAGATAATAGAGGGGAAAGACTTACCGCTGCTCTACGTTGGAATAAGCCCGTGCTTCAGGAAGGAGGCCGGAACGGCAGGAAAGGACACGAAGGGAATCTTCCGCGTTCACCAGTTCCACAAGGTCGAGCAGTTCGTCTATTCGAGACCAGAGGAGAGCTGGGAGTGGCACGAGAAGCTCATAGCCAACGCCGAGGAGATATTCCAGGAGCTTGAGATTCCCTACCGCGTTGTGAACATCTGCACCGGCGACCTGGGCTATGTGGCTGCGAAGAAGTACGACATCGAGGCCTGGATGGCAGGCCAGGGCAAGTTCCGCGAGGTTGTCAGTGCGAGCAACTGCACCGAGTGGCAGGCGAGGCGCTTGAACATCCGCTACCGCGACAAGACCCACGAGAAGCCCAAGTTCGTCCACACGCTCAACTCGACGGCCATAGCAACCTCAAGGGCGATAGTGGCGATACTTGAGAACTTCCAGACCGAGGAGGGCGTCGTAAAGCTCCCGAAGGCCCTCTGGAAGTACACGGGCTTCAAGGAGATTCTGCCGGCCCACATGAAGGAGAGGTGCTGTCAGGATTGA
- a CDS encoding nucleotidyltransferase domain-containing protein has protein sequence MPREKVVKVWDEREVVYSPKRWRYLWEKREKALAIMERLEQFDPQLYGSVARGDVRRDSDVDIFIPYRVPSYLIELALEGLVSRRKIVMATPWHLIKGVIEIDEETTVTFPLIDPTDRELEFYRWGGTVDIWGVKTRQRVPGVNKKLILIVPTEEGHIEREVVGRESEVARVLGVSIDIITERVHVLTRRDAIGRTGIYINEEVPDWMSFEEALKVIADRDPNVRRKVRERGGI, from the coding sequence ATGCCGCGGGAGAAAGTCGTAAAGGTATGGGACGAGAGGGAGGTCGTCTACTCCCCAAAGCGCTGGCGCTACCTGTGGGAAAAGCGGGAGAAGGCCCTGGCAATAATGGAGAGACTGGAGCAGTTCGACCCCCAGCTCTACGGGAGTGTCGCCAGGGGGGACGTCAGACGGGACAGTGACGTGGACATCTTTATACCCTACCGGGTGCCGAGCTATCTGATCGAGCTCGCCCTTGAGGGGCTTGTGAGCAGGAGAAAGATAGTCATGGCCACCCCTTGGCACCTCATCAAGGGGGTCATCGAGATAGACGAGGAAACAACCGTTACCTTTCCATTAATTGACCCCACCGACAGGGAGCTTGAGTTCTACAGGTGGGGCGGAACCGTGGACATCTGGGGCGTGAAAACGAGGCAGCGCGTCCCCGGCGTCAACAAGAAGCTTATACTCATAGTGCCCACCGAGGAGGGACACATCGAGAGGGAGGTCGTTGGAAGGGAGAGCGAGGTGGCGAGAGTTTTAGGAGTGAGCATAGACATCATTACCGAGCGCGTCCACGTTCTGACGAGAAGGGACGCCATCGGAAGGACCGGCATCTACATCAACGAGGAAGTGCCGGACTGGATGAGCTTCGAGGAGGCGCTGAAGGTGATAGCCGACCGCGACCCGAACGTGAGGAGAAAGGTAAGGGAGCGCGGTGGAATATAA